One genomic window of Halococcus agarilyticus includes the following:
- a CDS encoding PGF-CTERM-anchored ABC transporter substrate-binding protein: MRTDFLSILLVATVLVGAIGPAAATTGVQTTSTVDGPAATADVAAQATCSFPTTATDATGTDVTVEGEPESIVTLSPSAAQTMWEIGAREKVVGVTQYATYLDGAETRTNVSGAGQQYVNVEAVVGLEPDLVLAPNVVPNATVERLRSAGVTVFRFGFAGSIEDVTEKTRLTGELVGACEEANRTADAMETRVEAIRETVGNESTPRTLYLLGGGFVAGNDTFIGSVIETAGGENLAASAGIEGYKEISDEVVAQQDPEWLVVSSPAVVPNGTPWADTTAVQGNQTVVVNNSYINQPAPRVVLSLTAIARQLHPDAMAAANLTNAAIGPANRTSTNATAATADGETENTTAATDGGETAATTTAGTSAETTMAGTTADETTVSATSIETNDATMTDETTAAAADGDAGTAGDGGTATTTSSGSGPGFGSVIAVVAVLAGTLLAAGRNGL; encoded by the coding sequence ATGCGAACGGACTTCCTCTCGATCCTCCTCGTCGCGACGGTGCTGGTCGGCGCGATCGGCCCGGCCGCGGCGACGACCGGTGTACAGACGACCTCGACCGTGGACGGACCGGCAGCGACGGCGGATGTCGCGGCTCAGGCGACCTGCTCGTTCCCGACGACGGCGACCGACGCGACCGGTACCGACGTCACCGTCGAGGGTGAACCCGAGTCGATCGTCACGCTCTCGCCGAGCGCGGCCCAGACGATGTGGGAGATCGGTGCGCGGGAGAAGGTGGTGGGCGTCACGCAGTACGCCACCTACCTCGACGGGGCCGAGACCCGAACCAACGTCTCGGGTGCGGGCCAGCAGTACGTCAACGTCGAGGCGGTGGTGGGGCTCGAACCCGATCTCGTGCTCGCGCCGAACGTCGTCCCGAACGCGACGGTCGAACGCCTCCGCAGCGCCGGAGTGACCGTGTTCCGGTTCGGGTTCGCCGGCTCGATCGAGGACGTCACCGAGAAGACGCGGCTCACCGGCGAGCTGGTCGGCGCGTGCGAAGAGGCGAACCGCACCGCCGACGCGATGGAAACGCGGGTGGAGGCGATCCGTGAGACGGTCGGCAACGAGTCCACGCCACGGACGCTCTACCTGCTCGGCGGCGGCTTCGTCGCGGGCAACGACACGTTCATCGGCTCGGTGATCGAGACCGCTGGCGGCGAGAACCTCGCGGCGAGCGCGGGCATCGAGGGGTACAAGGAGATCAGCGACGAGGTCGTCGCCCAGCAAGACCCCGAGTGGCTCGTCGTCTCCAGCCCGGCGGTGGTGCCCAACGGGACGCCGTGGGCGGACACGACTGCCGTCCAGGGGAACCAGACCGTCGTCGTGAACAACAGCTACATCAACCAGCCCGCACCGCGGGTGGTGCTTTCGCTGACCGCGATCGCCAGACAGCTCCACCCCGACGCGATGGCGGCGGCGAACCTGACGAACGCCGCCATCGGGCCCGCGAACCGCACGTCGACGAACGCGACCGCGGCCACGGCCGATGGTGAAACCGAGAACACGACAGCGGCCACCGACGGCGGCGAAACGGCCGCAACGACGACTGCCGGGACGAGCGCCGAGACGACGATGGCCGGAACGACTGCCGACGAAACGACCGTTAGCGCGACCTCGATCGAGACTAACGACGCGACGATGACCGACGAAACGACTGCTGCGGCAGCCGACGGCGACGCCGGGACGGCCGGCGACGGCGGAACCGCGACGACGACCAGCTCGGGCAGCGGGCCCGGCTTCGGCTCCGTGATCGCGGTCGTCGCGGTGCTCGCCGGGACGCTGCTCGCGGCGGGGCGCAACGGGCTGTAA
- a CDS encoding ABC transporter substrate-binding protein has product MGSDDTITDADLSGPVVDRRTTIELLGAAGMAALAGCTGGGGESGGSGGSGNGSSDGGGSGGSGNGSGAGGNGSEATATPSSNQRGGRLSAAWYTGSIDVLDPPYISVGQYFQVTGNVFNGLVTLEQDLTVRGDLAKDWEVSNDGTTYTFDLREGVKFHNGTDFTAEDVKYTINRTISQEAPAASKLTTLKPVDDGGVVVKDDYTVELGFEQAMAPALIYLSRGPGRAATIVNEEAIEEMGADQYKVTPVGTGPFEVTEHQVGSGITLDAFDDYFGTDAEGNSLPYLDGVDIQPIPEPATLVNALRSGDVEFSNLVPLQNVSKVENADGVSKLAAPGVNWYGFAMNERREPFGSRKARLGIAKSIDNEAFVKTAYFGNALPDVGPINKATNWVWRDDKPEVQNHDPERGKQLLEESGAMGASFSILATKSNLRGAKAIRQQLNEAGFSVNIEQVTSSTYWERYEKGNYDTTISGSVGDPDPDQSLYNFYRKPEEGGVWNWVNFVDDRVHELLAEQRRTTDREQRKQVLRTLEDRLIEQVPHAYLMHQDDIAAKRSNVKGFTHIPYLRNFHTTWVDE; this is encoded by the coding sequence ATGGGATCAGATGACACCATCACCGACGCGGACCTGAGCGGGCCGGTCGTCGATAGACGGACGACGATCGAACTACTCGGTGCGGCGGGCATGGCGGCCCTCGCGGGCTGTACCGGCGGCGGTGGCGAGAGCGGCGGCAGCGGCGGTTCGGGCAACGGCTCCAGCGACGGCGGCGGTTCCGGTGGCTCCGGCAACGGATCCGGTGCGGGTGGGAACGGCAGCGAAGCGACGGCGACGCCCTCGTCGAACCAGCGCGGCGGTCGCCTCTCCGCCGCGTGGTACACCGGGAGCATCGACGTGCTCGATCCGCCGTACATCAGCGTCGGCCAGTACTTCCAGGTCACCGGCAACGTGTTCAATGGGCTCGTCACGCTCGAACAGGACCTCACCGTTCGGGGCGATCTCGCGAAGGACTGGGAGGTCAGCAACGACGGCACGACGTACACGTTCGATCTGCGGGAGGGCGTCAAATTCCACAACGGGACCGACTTCACCGCCGAGGACGTGAAGTACACGATCAACCGGACCATCTCCCAGGAGGCCCCCGCCGCCTCGAAGCTCACGACGCTGAAACCCGTCGACGACGGCGGCGTCGTGGTGAAGGACGACTACACCGTCGAGCTCGGGTTCGAGCAGGCGATGGCCCCCGCGCTCATCTACCTGTCGCGCGGTCCGGGTCGCGCCGCGACCATCGTGAACGAGGAGGCGATCGAGGAGATGGGTGCGGACCAGTACAAGGTCACGCCCGTCGGCACCGGGCCGTTCGAGGTGACGGAGCACCAGGTCGGCTCCGGGATCACGCTCGACGCGTTCGACGACTACTTCGGGACGGACGCGGAGGGCAACTCGCTGCCGTACCTCGACGGCGTGGACATCCAGCCGATCCCGGAGCCGGCGACGCTGGTCAACGCGCTCCGGAGCGGCGACGTGGAGTTCTCGAACCTCGTGCCGCTCCAGAACGTCAGCAAGGTCGAGAACGCCGACGGCGTGAGCAAGCTCGCCGCGCCAGGCGTCAACTGGTACGGCTTCGCGATGAACGAGCGCCGCGAACCGTTCGGCTCCCGAAAGGCACGGCTCGGGATCGCCAAATCCATCGACAACGAGGCGTTCGTGAAGACGGCGTACTTCGGCAACGCCCTCCCCGATGTCGGCCCGATCAACAAGGCGACCAACTGGGTGTGGCGCGACGACAAGCCCGAGGTGCAGAACCACGATCCCGAGCGGGGAAAGCAGCTGTTGGAGGAGTCGGGAGCGATGGGCGCTTCGTTCAGTATTCTCGCGACCAAGAGCAACCTGCGCGGCGCGAAGGCGATCCGCCAGCAGCTGAACGAGGCGGGCTTTTCGGTGAACATCGAGCAGGTCACGAGTTCGACCTACTGGGAGCGCTACGAGAAGGGCAACTACGACACCACCATCAGCGGCAGTGTCGGCGATCCCGACCCGGACCAGTCGCTGTACAACTTCTACCGCAAGCCCGAAGAGGGCGGCGTCTGGAACTGGGTCAACTTCGTCGACGACCGCGTCCACGAACTGCTGGCGGAGCAACGCCGGACGACCGACCGCGAGCAGCGCAAGCAGGTGCTCCGGACGCTCGAAGACCGGCTGATCGAGCAGGTGCCACACGCCTACCTGATGCATCAGGACGACATCGCGGCGAAGCGCTCGAACGTGAAGGGGTTCACCCACATCCCCTACCTCCGCAACTTCCACACGACGTGGGTCGACGAGTAG
- a CDS encoding MFS transporter, giving the protein MNDNDRTIVGLAMLAHAMVHTFELSIPILVPVWLAEFGTTQAAIGVVVSAGYALFGIGALPGGVLADAYGSRRLIAGCLLGMGGAFALLGVAPSLWVVALALVLWGVAASVYHPSGLALLSKGVTEQGSAFAYHGMAGNLGIAVGPLMTTLLLLVLDWQTVVVVLAMPAFAAALVALRVDIDEAAAVGADGAGDARADGGVTSVSELVVDSRTLFSGWFVAVFGVVMLSGLYYRGVLTFLPDLLSGLALFAPVEVAGESLEPARYLYAGLLTVGMAGQYVGGKLTDRMENARGIAVAFGVLAVLALAFVPASAAGLGPLLAVSFALGFFLFVVQPLYQATVAAYTPPGARGLSYGYTYLGVFGVGALGAAVAGVVLQYASPTALFVVLAVFASLASVLGIVLSVRGPATD; this is encoded by the coding sequence ATGAACGACAACGATCGGACCATCGTGGGGCTCGCCATGCTGGCGCACGCGATGGTCCACACGTTCGAGCTCTCGATTCCGATCCTCGTGCCGGTCTGGCTCGCCGAGTTCGGGACCACCCAGGCGGCGATCGGGGTGGTCGTCTCGGCGGGCTACGCGCTGTTCGGGATCGGAGCGTTGCCCGGCGGCGTCCTCGCGGACGCGTACGGTTCCAGGCGGCTGATCGCGGGCTGTCTCCTCGGGATGGGCGGCGCGTTCGCGCTGCTCGGCGTCGCTCCTTCGCTGTGGGTCGTCGCGCTCGCGCTGGTCCTGTGGGGCGTGGCGGCCAGCGTCTACCACCCCTCGGGGCTCGCGCTGCTCAGCAAGGGCGTCACCGAGCAGGGGAGCGCGTTCGCCTACCACGGGATGGCCGGCAACCTCGGCATCGCGGTCGGCCCGCTGATGACCACGCTCCTCCTGCTCGTGCTCGACTGGCAGACGGTCGTGGTCGTGCTCGCGATGCCCGCCTTCGCCGCCGCGCTGGTCGCGCTCCGGGTCGACATCGACGAGGCGGCCGCGGTCGGAGCCGACGGCGCGGGCGACGCCCGCGCGGACGGCGGCGTGACCTCGGTGTCGGAGCTGGTGGTGGACTCCCGAACGCTGTTCTCGGGGTGGTTCGTCGCCGTCTTCGGCGTCGTCATGCTCTCCGGGCTGTACTACCGCGGCGTGCTCACCTTCCTCCCCGACCTCCTCTCCGGCCTCGCGCTGTTCGCGCCGGTGGAGGTGGCTGGCGAGAGCCTCGAACCCGCACGATACCTCTACGCCGGGCTGTTGACCGTCGGGATGGCGGGCCAGTACGTCGGCGGCAAGCTGACCGATCGGATGGAGAACGCTCGCGGGATCGCGGTCGCGTTCGGCGTGCTCGCGGTGCTTGCGCTGGCGTTCGTTCCCGCGAGCGCCGCCGGGCTGGGGCCGTTGCTCGCGGTGAGCTTCGCCCTCGGTTTCTTCCTGTTCGTCGTCCAGCCGCTCTACCAGGCCACCGTCGCGGCGTACACTCCGCCCGGTGCTCGCGGCCTCTCGTACGGCTACACCTACCTCGGCGTGTTCGGGGTCGGTGCGCTGGGTGCCGCGGTCGCGGGCGTCGTGCTCCAGTACGCCTCGCCCACGGCGCTGTTCGTCGTGCTCGCGGTGTTCGCGTCGCTCGCGTCGGTGCTCGGGATCGTGCTATCGGTCCGGGGACCCGCGACCGACTGA
- a CDS encoding ABC transporter permease — MRRYVAKRVAHAVFVMWMVATTVFFGLRLIPGGPVRTMLGQEATPEAVAALRTELGLNQPLYVQYVDWLVDMATFQFGQSLSTSQPVATLVGQAAPRTASIALFAIVVGLGIAVPAGIVSATRKGEPADYVATITAFLGVSMPAFFVGILLALVFGVWLNVLPVFGYTPPSEGIVPWLKSILLPGIAVGLPYAAVVMRMMRSSLLEVMNEPYMRTARAKGVTSRVALYKHALQNALIPVVTVAGIQLALVLVGSVTVEIVFGIQGLGRLLVDSMLDRNYPVTQAVILLVAAVMVFTNLAVDLVYTVIDPRIGYEGGQQA; from the coding sequence ATGCGCCGATACGTCGCGAAACGAGTCGCCCACGCCGTCTTCGTGATGTGGATGGTCGCCACCACGGTGTTCTTCGGGCTCCGGCTCATCCCCGGTGGTCCCGTCCGCACCATGCTCGGCCAGGAGGCGACCCCGGAAGCGGTCGCCGCGCTGCGCACCGAGCTCGGGCTGAACCAGCCGCTGTACGTCCAGTACGTCGACTGGTTGGTCGACATGGCGACGTTCCAGTTCGGCCAGAGCCTGAGCACGAGCCAGCCGGTCGCGACGCTCGTGGGCCAGGCCGCACCGCGGACGGCCTCGATCGCCCTGTTCGCCATCGTCGTCGGGCTCGGTATCGCCGTTCCGGCCGGCATCGTGAGCGCGACCCGGAAGGGCGAGCCCGCGGACTACGTCGCGACGATCACGGCGTTTCTCGGCGTCTCGATGCCCGCCTTCTTCGTCGGCATCCTGCTCGCGCTCGTGTTCGGCGTCTGGCTGAACGTGCTGCCGGTCTTCGGCTACACGCCGCCGAGCGAGGGGATCGTGCCGTGGCTCAAGAGCATTCTGCTGCCGGGGATCGCGGTCGGGCTGCCGTACGCCGCGGTCGTGATGCGGATGATGCGGTCGTCGCTGCTCGAAGTCATGAACGAGCCGTACATGCGAACCGCACGCGCGAAGGGGGTCACCAGCCGGGTCGCCCTCTACAAGCACGCGCTCCAGAACGCGCTGATCCCGGTCGTCACGGTCGCGGGGATCCAGCTCGCGCTCGTGCTCGTCGGGAGCGTCACCGTCGAGATCGTGTTCGGCATCCAGGGGCTCGGCCGGCTGCTGGTCGACTCGATGCTCGACCGCAACTACCCGGTGACCCAGGCGGTCATCCTGCTGGTCGCCGCCGTGATGGTGTTCACGAACCTCGCGGTCGATCTCGTGTACACCGTGATCGACCCGCGCATCGGCTACGAGGGAGGGCAGCAGGCATGA
- a CDS encoding glycoside hydrolase family 15 protein, with product MGFTPIEEYGVIGNLETCPLIGSDGSIDWCCFPHIESSSVFAGILDEDGGGHFAIQPSGEFESSQEYVTRTNVLRTTFETDSGTMVVTDFMPVADGVELGHTTSAIYRKVACTEGDVEFDVEFDPRFDYERVGTTVEQTHEGVLARGNGEQLYLWSQASFHASEGEEEHAEATETLHTDETMWFVLQYNDREPIDAADCAALLRETIDYWQDWTHQCLDESGCPFEGPYHDDVIRSGLVLRLLMNPQTHAIAAAPTTSLPEEVGGVRNWDYRYAWIRDVSYTIQALNELGHEREARNGFDWSLTMCHKDDPGEIGYPLYGLHYEPEMVEEELHHFTGYRGSKPVRVGNAAGDQQQLDTYGELLTAIYTATDYGAEIFAGEWEVLAEMIEHVSGVWMNEDSGIWEVRSEPKHIVHSKALCWAALDRGIKIAEDNEFDAPIERWTGERDAIRESLLEEGFDEELGCFTQTYEGETVDAAALRLGSVGFLPFDDDRMQATIDAVMDHLMTDDGLVMRYEGDDGLPGEEGAFVLCSFWLVECLALSGRVEEAREVFEDVMEHISPIGLFAEELDPGTGEHRGNFPQAFSHIGLINAVLYLNEAEPGEVIDPLDR from the coding sequence ATGGGATTCACGCCGATCGAGGAGTACGGGGTCATCGGGAACCTCGAGACCTGCCCGCTGATCGGGAGCGACGGCTCGATCGACTGGTGCTGTTTCCCCCACATCGAATCGTCGAGCGTCTTCGCCGGCATCCTCGACGAGGACGGTGGAGGGCACTTCGCCATCCAGCCGAGCGGCGAGTTCGAGTCGAGCCAGGAGTACGTCACCCGAACCAACGTGCTCCGGACGACCTTCGAGACCGATTCGGGGACGATGGTGGTGACCGACTTCATGCCCGTGGCCGACGGGGTGGAGCTCGGCCACACAACGAGTGCGATCTACCGGAAGGTGGCCTGCACCGAGGGCGACGTCGAGTTCGACGTCGAGTTCGATCCCCGCTTCGACTACGAGCGCGTCGGCACCACGGTCGAGCAGACCCACGAGGGCGTCCTCGCGCGTGGCAACGGCGAACAGCTCTACCTCTGGAGCCAGGCGTCGTTTCACGCCTCCGAGGGCGAGGAGGAACACGCCGAGGCGACCGAGACCCTCCACACCGACGAGACGATGTGGTTCGTGCTCCAGTACAACGACCGCGAACCGATCGACGCGGCCGACTGCGCGGCGCTGCTGCGCGAGACCATCGACTACTGGCAGGACTGGACCCACCAGTGTCTCGACGAATCGGGCTGTCCGTTCGAGGGCCCCTACCACGACGACGTGATCCGTTCCGGCCTCGTGCTTCGGCTGCTGATGAACCCCCAGACCCACGCCATCGCGGCCGCGCCCACGACCTCGCTGCCCGAGGAGGTCGGCGGCGTTCGTAACTGGGACTATCGGTACGCGTGGATCCGCGACGTCTCCTACACCATTCAGGCGCTCAACGAACTCGGCCACGAGCGCGAGGCGCGCAACGGGTTCGACTGGTCGCTCACGATGTGTCACAAGGACGATCCGGGCGAGATCGGCTACCCGCTCTACGGCCTCCACTACGAACCGGAGATGGTCGAGGAGGAGCTGCACCACTTCACGGGGTATCGGGGCTCCAAACCCGTGCGGGTCGGCAACGCGGCGGGCGACCAACAACAGCTCGACACCTACGGCGAACTCCTCACCGCGATCTACACCGCCACCGACTACGGTGCGGAGATCTTCGCGGGCGAGTGGGAGGTCTTGGCGGAGATGATCGAACACGTCTCGGGCGTCTGGATGAACGAGGACAGCGGCATCTGGGAGGTCCGGAGCGAGCCGAAACACATCGTCCACTCGAAGGCGCTGTGCTGGGCGGCGCTCGACAGGGGGATCAAGATCGCGGAGGACAACGAGTTCGACGCGCCGATCGAGCGCTGGACGGGTGAGCGCGACGCGATCCGCGAATCCCTGCTCGAAGAGGGGTTCGACGAGGAGCTCGGCTGCTTCACCCAGACGTACGAGGGCGAAACCGTCGACGCGGCCGCGCTCAGACTCGGCAGCGTCGGCTTTCTCCCGTTCGACGACGATCGAATGCAGGCCACGATCGACGCCGTGATGGACCACCTCATGACCGACGACGGGCTCGTAATGCGCTACGAGGGCGACGACGGCCTGCCAGGCGAGGAGGGAGCCTTCGTGCTGTGTTCGTTCTGGCTGGTCGAGTGTCTCGCGCTCTCGGGCCGCGTCGAGGAGGCCCGCGAGGTCTTCGAGGACGTGATGGAACACATCAGCCCGATCGGGCTGTTCGCCGAGGAACTCGATCCGGGAACCGGCGAACACCGCGGCAACTTCCCTCAGGCGTTCAGCCACATCGGGCTGATCAACGCCGTGCTCTACCTCAACGAGGCCGAGCCGGGCGAGGTCATCGACCCTCTCGATCGGTGA
- a CDS encoding cytochrome c oxidase subunit 3 yields the protein MGSASETEEHDTHEPPVGMDFPLGRSESSWWPIVCAIGATGLYLGAGLYLFGHGEVALVPGFVGPSVIGGGGLVFLIGLFGWLYQAFIADFRTRTEGREPGPLRAAMLLFLGTDVFTFAGGFIYYFFIRAGGWPPGEIPPLLSTVLVVNTALLVVSSFTLHYAHSALEEGNDRRFGFLLVTTLVLGLLFVAGQVYEYHELVVVEGFTITSGIFGSAFYALTGLHGLHVALGTVLLGILVARAHLGQYEPGRDTSIATVSLYWHFVDVVWVFLVVVLYVGASVTPVL from the coding sequence ATGGGATCGGCGAGCGAGACCGAAGAACACGACACCCACGAGCCGCCCGTCGGCATGGACTTCCCGCTCGGGCGGAGCGAGTCGTCGTGGTGGCCGATCGTCTGTGCGATCGGGGCCACCGGGCTCTATCTGGGGGCCGGACTCTACCTGTTCGGCCACGGCGAGGTCGCGCTCGTTCCCGGGTTCGTCGGGCCAAGCGTGATCGGTGGCGGCGGGCTCGTCTTCCTGATCGGGCTGTTCGGCTGGCTGTATCAGGCGTTCATCGCCGACTTCCGGACACGCACCGAGGGGCGCGAACCGGGGCCGCTCCGGGCGGCGATGCTCCTCTTTCTCGGAACTGACGTGTTCACCTTCGCCGGCGGGTTCATCTACTACTTCTTCATCCGGGCGGGCGGCTGGCCGCCCGGTGAGATCCCGCCACTCCTCAGCACGGTGCTGGTGGTGAACACCGCGCTCCTCGTGGTGAGCAGCTTCACGCTCCATTACGCTCACTCGGCGCTCGAAGAGGGCAACGACCGGCGGTTCGGGTTCTTGCTCGTGACGACGCTCGTGCTCGGCCTGCTGTTCGTTGCCGGCCAGGTCTACGAGTACCACGAGCTCGTCGTGGTCGAGGGGTTCACCATCACATCGGGGATCTTCGGGAGCGCCTTCTACGCGCTCACCGGACTTCACGGCCTCCACGTCGCGCTCGGGACCGTTCTCCTGGGGATCCTCGTCGCGCGCGCCCACCTCGGCCAGTACGAGCCCGGCCGCGACACCTCGATCGCCACGGTATCGCTGTACTGGCACTTCGTCGACGTGGTCTGGGTGTTCCTCGTCGTCGTCCTCTACGTCGGCGCGTCGGTCACACCGGTCCTTTGA
- a CDS encoding helix-turn-helix domain-containing protein — translation MREVTLRIRHHGEPESDLSADHPDLTLKSVSSMTGSAAERKRIIEISGPAASIEGFLADFTAADAVLDASPLTPLDVPRVLIDITYDSYRWDSISQRLADMGVHYRTGTTITAGWERWTVYLDDGDDLHEIIDSLERAGNETDLVRSVELDEVNEREQLELSPVVDELTRRQAEVLGTAIELGYYQRKTDTSIEDIAAAVGIASTTAWEHLARAESKVMTAVGNHLASVGRGSPDR, via the coding sequence ATGCGAGAAGTGACTCTCCGGATTCGCCACCACGGCGAGCCCGAGAGCGATCTCAGCGCCGACCATCCCGACCTCACGCTCAAGTCGGTGTCGTCGATGACCGGGAGCGCCGCCGAACGCAAGCGCATCATCGAGATCTCGGGCCCGGCGGCGTCGATCGAGGGGTTCCTCGCCGACTTCACGGCGGCCGACGCCGTGCTCGACGCGTCGCCGCTGACGCCGCTCGACGTCCCGCGGGTGCTGATCGACATCACGTACGACAGCTACCGGTGGGACAGCATCTCCCAGCGCCTCGCCGACATGGGCGTTCACTACCGGACCGGCACGACGATCACCGCCGGCTGGGAGCGCTGGACGGTGTACCTCGACGACGGCGACGACCTCCACGAGATCATCGACTCGCTCGAACGCGCGGGCAACGAGACCGACCTCGTCCGGAGTGTCGAACTCGACGAGGTGAACGAGCGCGAGCAGCTCGAACTCTCCCCGGTCGTCGACGAGCTGACGCGTCGCCAGGCGGAAGTCCTCGGCACCGCGATCGAGCTCGGCTACTACCAGCGCAAGACCGACACCAGCATCGAGGACATCGCCGCCGCCGTCGGCATCGCCTCCACGACGGCGTGGGAACACCTCGCGCGAGCCGAGTCGAAGGTGATGACCGCGGTCGGGAACCACCTCGCCTCAGTCGGTCGCGGGTCCCCGGACCGATAG
- a CDS encoding DUF6684 family protein: MAERVFDRETLLDLTVNVIPLGMLLFFVLLFAVTTVGSTPIATVVSQALLVVPFVVLTGTTYLTGRIIAESQKTGHSETATAIAAFATGERPDADDEA; the protein is encoded by the coding sequence ATGGCAGAGCGAGTCTTCGACCGCGAAACGCTGCTCGATCTCACCGTCAACGTCATTCCGCTCGGCATGTTGCTGTTCTTCGTCCTGCTGTTCGCCGTCACCACCGTCGGCTCGACCCCGATCGCGACGGTGGTCAGCCAGGCGCTCCTCGTCGTGCCGTTCGTCGTGCTCACGGGAACCACGTATCTCACCGGGCGGATCATCGCCGAGAGCCAGAAAACGGGCCACTCCGAGACCGCCACGGCGATCGCCGCGTTCGCGACCGGCGAGCGACCCGACGCGGACGACGAGGCGTAG